In Gracilinanus agilis isolate LMUSP501 chromosome 1, AgileGrace, whole genome shotgun sequence, the sequence gttttatttactaatttaatGGTTTTCTTAATTCAACTTTATTAATCATACTTTTAAGTTTTAGgttttccaatttggtgtttagtttgaaatttttaatttgccctttttctagtttttaaaattgtatatccaattaattagtttattctttctctattttactgatataagctcttagagatataaaattccattttctgctTTTGCTATATTCCATGGGTTTTGgcatattgttttattattatcattttctttgataattattgtttctatgacttttttGTTAACCCTCTCATATTTGTGATCATCATTTagtttataattaaattttactatttctatggtcccttattaaatattatttttattgcattgtgatctgaaaaagattcatttaatatttttgcttttttgtatttataaaatttttgagCCCCAATATATGATCATTTTTTGTAAAGGTACCATATACcactgagaaaaaatatatttctttctattccattcaattctctccagataGCTATCATATAAGATTCTCTTGATATCCTTgacttcattctttattttttggttggatttatctagctctgagaggggaaggttgaagtccctCACTATTATATTTTTGCTCTCTCTATTTCTACCTGTGACTCATTtagttttccctttaaaaatctggatgctagaAGATTTGATGTATATGGgattaatattaataatgcttTATCAGCTATAGTACCTTTTAAAacataatgtagtttccctgtttatctctctctcttaaaaagaAACGaacaacccttatcttcagtcttagaatcaatactgtgtattggttccaaggcagaagagtggtaagggctaggcagtgggggttaagtgactttcccagggtcacacagctaggaagtgtctgaggccaatttgaaccatctctaggcctggctctcagtctactgagccccATTTATCTCTTTTAGCTAAatttattttagctttatttttgtctgacatcatgattgctaccctttCTTTATTTTGCATGGGCTAAAGTTTAACATATTTTACTCTAGCCCTTAATTTTACTTTGCACATTAAGTCTCCAAAAGCTGCTCACTCCTTTTCTCACCTATTGTTCCTAACTGTGCTGACTTAGCTTTCTTCTTCCAGCAATTACGCTTCCTCTTCCTCAGTTCCCACTTCCATAAGATGAAGAGATGGGATTTTATGACCCCTAGAATCCTCTTAATCTCTAAAAGTCTGGTTTGACATTCTAAGTATGTGATTGTAAAGTGTATATTTGAATGAGTACACTCAATGGAAATCATATTCAAGTGAACTTTGTCTTCAGAGTCAATTTATAAGGCACAGCAGAAAATCAGTCCTTTTTCACActcttgttttaaataaaaatggatattatttcatttggaacTAGAAGGTAAATTCTTAGCATCAGAACCAACCCCCATATCTTATAAGTGAAAAACGAGAGCCATAGAGAGATGAGGCAATTAATCACACGACCTTATATGACATCCTTCTATTACAATGTGATTCACATTTGCATGCAAATGTTTCCTGGACTTTTAACAAATATGAAGCTGAATCACTGAGGATATATATTACAACTTGGGTGGAGCTCAGGGTTTATATACCAATTACTATCTCTTGTCAGAATGTGGTTTCATAGTCACCCAAGGGATTGGTAACTTTGTGGctgaagaaaagaaggtaaataCTTTTATGCCTTTCTATTTATTGACTTTTCTTAGTAAAACTGGCCAAGGATGCCAAAAGCAAAAGATTGGACTCATAAAAAGCCTGGAGTTTAAGGGCACAAACAAGAATAGAAGCATAGTAGAAGGCAGGCAGGGACCACTAGGGGAGAATATAACTAATATGGGTCTTACATAGGTTTGCCtcatagaaaaatgagaaagaaggttGAATTATGTTATTAAGAAGAAGCTCTTCATTCAGCAAGCTTCCAGCTTCCCTTTCTAATTGCTCTTTGAAATAGTGAGGGAGATGACTGGGTCTCATCTGCTTCACCAGTACCCTACCTTGAACTTCTTCCTTGCACTTGGACCAAAAATTGGGCCATAATATACTCTGGCTTATTTGATTCTTGCAGAAACCCCATAAAAggtattatcaatattaatatttccattttatagatgaagaaactgagtttcagatgGATAAAATGAAGTCATAGAGCTACAAATATTCAGAGGTTTTTCTAAATCTAAGTCTAGCACTCCATTTAATAGACCTCCTTTTCATAAAAGCAGTTCCTTATTTTAATATTCAGGTTTTAgaatttcttgttttttctttattcttgtttttattttttaggcttCATCAGCTCTAAAATGAATTCTCTCAGTGCAGCAAACATCAAATTTTGCTTTGATATTTTCAAAGAattgaagaagaatgaaaaaggaaatgttttctaTTCACCTTTAAGCATCTCAGCAGCAATGGGCATGCTATTATTGGGACTCGGAGGTAACACTGCAAGTCAAGTAAAGAAGGTAATTGCCAATAAATAGCATCTGATTTCCTTTCCTCAAAGGCCTTTCTAGGTTGTTGATGCAGAAGAGGTGTTTTTAAAAAGGCTATATTCCAAAACCTATTTCAGGGTATTTTTGCATTAAGTCTATTATGGTATAATATAAACAACCATGTATATTTATATCGATTCTTTCCTAATTGCATTGGACTTTGATAATTCTAGAGATTTGTTTGCATTTTGTGATTATATACCAGATCAAAGGGAAATCAGACTGAAAATAAAATCTAGCTGAATTTAGAGGTCTAGATTTGGAGACTTGGGTTTATTGCTGATGTTTTCCCCACCTTATTTGTGTGTCCTTGGGTAATTCACCTATTGCTCTGGGCTTTAGATTCTTATTGGAAAAATTAGAGGAGCGCACCTAACAGTTTCTTTAATCCCCATCGAGCTATAAATCTGTGATCTATGTCCTTATAATACACATGCTGATAACTCAGTTTATACTTTTTCTTTCCATCTGGCCCCCCCAATGATGTTTCAAATCTCTTTAGGTCCTTCATTATGATGAAGTTGCAAAAATGAAAAGACCAAGTGTCAAAGAGAGTCCCAGCACATCACCAGGGGTAAGTTACATGATGTCAGGAAATAAGGCAGTCCCTACACTAGTTTTTCCAAATTACTCAGAGTGTCTGGAAAATTGGATTCCCGAACATGCCTATTTTTCCCTACAGAACAGTATCAGATAAGAAAATTATCCAGGTTCTGGGATCCTTCTGCTGACTCAGAGGAGGAGTCTCAGGGAAGAAGTTGTCTCTTTAGTGTTTCTTCCAAGTCCAGAGCtagtttttcttcatttgaaatgtGGAAAATGCCCAACTTTGCTGTGGCAATAGGCTTTTGGTGTGGAAAAAAGATACTATAAGAGATCAAAGGCAAGCATTTCAAGCCAACTCTAAGCATCCCAAAAGTATGGATATGGAAGGATTTTTTCAACTTATAAAAATGATCTGGCTTAAATTTTATGCAGTTTAGAACTGGGACATTGTCTAAATAAACTCAAGTATACATCATTTGGTATCTTTGTAGGTTGAATCAACTTTTATGTACTTATAATAAACACTTGAACTAAATGAGAGTAACTCCTCCCTCATCTGTCCAACTTTGAAGTCATGCAAGGGTTGGGTTATAGTTTGAATTTCAAAAAGGAACAAGTTTTGACTCTTGGGTAGATTAGAATGGTGTAAAGAGGCTTAATGGAAAGAAATAGCTCTCCACTCTAGAGATCTGGGATTGAATCTTGCTTTTGACATGCAACAGCTTATTGATCATGGGCAATTctctcttaatttcttctttatctgtaaaataaaggattggACTGTTCCAAAAGGATGTGAATATTTTGTCAGACTGAATTGAGAAAAATGACTTTCCTGAGAAGTCAGTGACAGCCGATTTTACTCATTGTCAGTATCCAGTGGGGGGAAAAATTGGTTTTGGATtctgaggacctgagttcaaatcccttcaCTGGAATTATTTGtatgatactgggcaaatcacctaaactCTCTggtactcagtttcctcatctataaaatgaccaggttggactagatggtttctcaagtcccttccaactctagatctatgattctatagaaTCACTGCAAGTTGTACATTGTCTAGCTTATGAAGAAGGAACACTGGAGATCAATTCCATTATAGAAAGCCTGGGAAAGTTAAATAACAAGTTAGAAAGCAAATATAGAATCAAGATTAACGTCCAGTCCCCTTTCCACTATATTTGTTTAATTCcttgtaattgaaaatatttgGTGTGATACATATTCTCCCAGTCTTCCTTTAGGCTACCTTTATAGTATTCCTAGGCTGAGATTAACTCAAGAATCTTTCCTTTGTTTGAAGGCTGCCTGTGATAAACATGGAGAGTTTCATTCCCAGTTCCATGCTCTTTTGGAAGAAATTAATGAGCCCAATGATGACTATTCACTGGCCATTGCTAACAGTTTATTTGGAAACCCGAAATTTCCGTTTCTGCAGGTAACTTGTTCTGATGCTATTACTGATTTAGGTACTGAATATCTGAATATAAAATACTGAATACAAAAGCACATCACTTTATGTGACCCAgataagagagagggaagaggttcttatctttgtgtatgtgtatgtgtgtgcgtgtgtgtatgcaTGCGTGTGTGCTATGGAGAACTTTGGTAATCTGATAGAGCCTATGTATCCTGCtttagaataatatttgtaaatagagTACATGAAATACgtggaattacaaagaaaatcaatcatattaaaaattctcaaaatattttaaaaatcatgacaGGTTAAGTACCCTTGtctagaatatatttttttaaaaattggattcaTCATAAGTTGAGGGTCTGATGCAGGTTTTAAGGTACAGATTTCTGAGTCTGACTCTATGTTTGCTTTTTTCAAACCTGTTCAAGGCATTTGACTCAGGTTGTTCTAAAGTACTCACAACCCCAGAATCCTTTAAGTGCCCTATAGCTCCACAAATAAGTTCTACTTGAATTCACAGAGCTCCTAAGGTGGGATATTTCAAATGCCTAGAATCATAAATCAGTATTCTACAGTgaaaagagtactagatttggaggcCAGAGAATCTCTGTTCATTTCTTACCTTTGTGTAACCCTGAataatcacttaacttctctgtgcctcagtttcttcatctgttaaatgatagGTTTGAACCACCTAAACTATAAGGTACCTACCAGCTCTAAATGTGTGATAATTGGAGTCATATTTTCAGATAGCTGAGCAGATAGATCTATGGATCTAGAGCTAGAATTCTATAGTGCTTTAGATTAGGTGCTTTTCCCCATGATACAAGCTGTTTGAATTCTGTTTCTAGCCAATTTGTGGATGTTAATTTATGTTTCTCTATTGCTTCAAAGTCATATTTAGATTGTGTAGAGAACCTTTATCAAGCAAGCCCAGAATCAATGGATTTTTCACAAGCTCCAGAAGAGAGTAGGGAGAAGATTAATTCCTGGGTTGAAGACCGAACAAATGGTAAGGAAGACAAAGAAGCATTAGTTTCCCCAGTATTTCAGAAGGATAATATGTGGGTAGGCATTAAATCTACTACTCAGAAATCTAGTAGAAAAAGTAATGGACTAGGGATTTTTAGGAAGActgggcttttttgtttgtttgaaactcttaccttctgtctagataggaagtatctgatgccagatttgaacccaggacctcccttctctgggcctgactaTCAATTCATGAAGCCAATTAGATGTCCTGGGTTTTAATGGCCTTAATTCTTCCTTTTTACTAGATGAATaatcctaggtaagtcacaaTATTTTGGGGTCTTAGTTTCCTATTTAGAAATGAGAGATTCAGTAAGATAATATTTCAGATCCCTTCCAACCCTAAATATCCTATAGTTCTCTGTTCAGGAAGGACTGGTTATGACCTGGTTAACATCTGGCAAATGAGTGATATCAAAGTAAAAATCAAAGAtacttacatttatatttttctctggaATGTTTCCCTTCTGATAAACTCTTGAATATTGAAGAATCTCTGTCTCAAGCTGATGATCCTGCTTCTGGGTGCTGAGTAGGACCTTCACTTACAAGGGAAGTCAGTTATTCATGTCTTTTCCTAAGATTGGGGCTAACTGTTCTAACATTCCTAGAATCCCAAGTCTTCAAGTTTATATTTTGAACTTGACATAAGATAAAGATTCAAATAATCTCAAGGAGAAACTATGGCTATCAACAAAGCAGATTGACTATTAAGGGAGACACACATAACCTAGTCATGAGCACCAGTCAACAATGTAGTCCAGGGAATATGGCTTCAAGCCTGAACTCCAGGATCTCTCTCTTTTTGGGTTATCTTACTCACTCTATCAGCAACCACTTTGGCATATCAGAGTGGCTTTCCAGAAGGGTCAGGATATGCTGTTGAAATTTATTTCTGAGTATTCTCTAATCTCACTCCATCAGGGTTAGATGAGCTCTGACAGAGTTCTAGCAATACACTGAGTTGTTGctgtttcttttctattatattattaatttgtaACTCCCATTCTGATTGTTCCTGCCACTGTTTCCCATTAATACCTAGCACCCTatttccatttaaccaattaaaatcaattagcttttacaaggGGATATTTTCATCTAGGTTATTGCAAGAACAAAAGGACaaatattcccccccccccacctgttGGGGCACACTTTCCCTTTTATTACCTCTGGCTCTGGAGAAAATGGGTTCAGACTTGATACAGTTTCTTCATACCATTAGTCCCATCCAGTTGAAATCCTATTTTGGCATCACTGCTATATGAGCTCTTTAAATAATTCTCACATTCATCCCCTAcctttctaaatgaataaatgtttattttactgaataaatgttggttgaactgaattgaataggCATGATCTTTGGTACTCCTTGTTGATATTGTTTGGTAATGATAGCCTTCTAAAAGCTGGGTTCTGAAATTTGTGTGGTCAGAGATTGtggacaaatatttttctttcctccatctttACTACATAGAATTTGTTCATTATTTGGATGTCCTGGGTAGAACTACTTACCAATAATAGTTCTTGCCAAATGATATTGCAATCTTTGCTGGCAAAGTTCTTAGCACAgctttgtaaattaaaaaaaaaatactaaatgtaACCTTTACTCTTTTGCCTCTTCATTtacttaaaggaaaaatcaaggaACTATTTCCTCCAGGAACTATTGATGCATCTACCATCCTGGTGCTTGTGAATGccatttattttaaaggaaagtgGGCAATGGAATTCAAGAGAGAAAGTACTAAAAAAGAACTTTTCATGACAAACAAGGTACTGAACAGTTATTTTATTATggctaaattttttctttacttttgtcttacttttattattatctcttatttttatatcagctttatttaaaatatatcagtCTTTCCCATGATGTTCATCTttggtgttttattttttgtctaatTATCTGTAGTAagaatttttgacatttgtttttctgacattttgcaattcagattctctaaCCCCCCTCCTTCCCCTGCTTCAAGGCAGCAAATAATCTAATATTAGTtatgccagtgctttcatgcaatacatatttccatgttcctcattttgtgacagaagacatatcacatatacaataaaaaaactcttgaaggaaataaaatggaagatggcatactttgatctgcagcCAACTCCagaagttccttctttggctatggatagcatttttcataatggATCCTTTGTGGATATCTTAGGAACTTGCTAtcctgataatagtttagtctatcacagttgatcattgtaccaTATTTTTTATTACCCGTGttgctctcctagttctgcttactgcagatttgcatcagttcatatgagtttttctaggcttttctgaactcatccctgttctttatttcttatggtacaatagtattccattacatccacAAACCATAATTTGATTAGCCATTTtgtaattgatggacatccctcagttcctaattctttgccattacaaaaaagggatgctaaaaatattttgtaacagataagtccttttcccttatctattGTCTCTTAGGGATACAGATGCAGTAGTGGTgctgctggatcaaagggtatgcatagttttatcgATGTAGTACCATATCACtctcagaatggttgtatcagttcatggttCCACCAAAGGAgcataatgtcccaattttcccacatctctgccaacatttatcatttttctttttttgccatatcagccaatctgataggaagtgatatctcagagttatttttgatttgcatttttctaatcaattgtgatttggagctttttttatatatgactatagatagttttaattttttcctctgagaagTGCTTGCTTAAATCCTTTGTCCATCTATTTTTATGGAGAATGCTTTAcattcctataaatttgaattagttctctatttatttgagtgattaggcctttgtcagagatacttacTTAGGACAATTTTGCCAataatttccctaatattgaaccgTCCCTGCactcctggtataaaacccatcTGGTCAtggtgtatgatccttgtgaCACAATGATGTAATCttcttactaatattttatttaaaagttttgcatCAGTGTTCAATAGGGAGattgatttatagttttctttctgttttaactCTTCCTGGTTAAGGCATCTATTATATTTATgccataaaagaaatttggaggGATTCCTACTTCCCTTATTTCCCTCAAAGGTTTATATTGTATTGgagttaatttttctttcaatgttTGGTAAAATTGGCATGTGAATCTTTCTGGCCCTGGGgcatttttcttaggaagtttttttgtagtttctTTAGTTACTTTTCCTGTGATATTGTTTAAGGATTTTCATTCCTCTTTTGTTAGTCTGggcagtttacatttttgtaaatattcatttatttcacttagattgtcatatttattggcatatagtttggcaaaataactcccaataattgctttaatttcttcttcattggttgtgattttacttttttcatttttgatactggtaattaatttttttctttattttttaaatcaagttaaccaattatttacctattttgtttatttatccaTAAAATCAGCTCCTTTTCTTATTTAgtagttcaatgattttttagactatcaattttattcatctctcctttgatattcagaatttccaatttgatctttaattggagatttaaaaatctgctctttttttagtttttttcttatttatctgaCCAATTCATTGattcccctctctcccctcattttattgatgtaagcatttagagttataaaatttcccctaaaaaCAGTTTTGGtggcatcccataaattttggtatattgtctccttattgatattttctttaatgaattgttgattctttctatgatttgttctttggctcattattctttaggataagactatctagtttccaattaattttagtcTTTCTATTGATATTTGTAGAAtgtaatttttttgcattatactctgaaaaggatgtatttactatgcctgcttttctatatttagtTTTGAGATTTTTATGCACAATTATTTGGATGATTTTTGTGAAGGTgttgtgttatttaaataagttctagggttccatttagaggtatttggggctcatttgagccttaagatatgtagatatatgacaaacttcctgtggacattttggggactttggaaactacatttcccatgattcctcttgtaaaaatggaggcagacaggaaatgtgatgatgtaagagaatgatataagactcctgggTTCATGGGAGGTGggctctttgctacctgagcgcgTTCTTTGGGGGACATAGAAAGGATTAGGGAAGGTATGGAACGTAATGGTGGAGGCGGGATTTTTGAAATAGCCAGGCGTGTGgtctgattttattctatcaacacgggcctaaataaaatattagttatcctcataatatcagcctttatcatttttaaaaataacagtgccatgtactactgagaaaagGTATATACCATTCTATTTCCATTAAGTATTCTCCAGAGGCCTTTCATatccaacttttctaaagttgtattTACCTCcataacttctttcttgtttatgttTTGGTTGGATTTACCTACTTCTCAGAGGGGATGGTTAAGGTCTCCCACTAGTAACATTTTACTATTTATATCCTCCTGTAACTCATGGAActattcttttaagaatttggatgctatgctatttgATACATGTGTTTGATATTGATATTGTTGCATTGTCTATGGGACattttattaagatgtaattcCCTTCCTTATCACTTTTtcattagatcaatttttacttttgctttatccAGTATCATGATTTCTACCCTTGCTGTTTTTTAACTTTGGCTGAAGTACAATAAATTCGGCTCCAgctccttacttttactctgtgtgtttcTTTGTACTTTGAATGTGAATTCACATGCTATAGATTCTTGGAACCACAAATGAAAGTTGGATGACAGGcaaacaccaaaggtggatgaacaacACTGAAAAGAGCTTGATtaaagaaaagcttttaaaaagagCTTCACCAGAAGTGATTATGTTCCCTGTCTACCCCACATACCACACTGCTTTTTCTACTCAGCAAGCAGTACTCCTTAACtaatatttagaaagaaagataaaagtcacttaaaaacatttttatatccaTAGCAGTTGAGACACAGAATTAGAATCTGAGAACTGAAAGgaccctcagaggccatcttcTCACACTTGTTATGCCTAACCCAAAGTGTCtgattgttgatgatgatgatgatttgtgGTAAAGCAAAAAGAGCAATGGCttgggagtcaaaagacctggattcaaatctcatctctgatgcttattatGCATATTACCTTGTGTAGGTCACTTGAATTTTCCAGATCTCAGTttttccaactataaaatgaCAATGTTGGACCAGATAACTTCACAGGgttctttgtacatagttccaaactgccttccagaatggttggccaatgaacaattccactgggttttacatgtgtcattgatcaagacctatttccatattattaatatttgcaagagtctacacccccaatcatatccccatcgacccatgtgatcaagcagttgtttttcttctgtgtttctgctcccacagttctttttctggatgtgaatagcattctttctcataagtccctcagaattgtcctggatcattatattgctgctagtagagaagtccattacatttgattgtgccacagtgtattcgtctttgtgtataatgttctcctggttctgctcctttcactttgcatcaattcctggaggtcattccagttcacaacgaacttttaacaaaaaatatttattcaagtgcaaaggaagaatagtaataacacaTCATTCCAAAAATAATTCTAAGATTACTCTCTCACCAGTGCACATAATGTTTGTGAAAAGATTGTAACTGGATGGTAATGTCCATATTCTGT encodes:
- the LOC123231629 gene encoding serpin B4-like, coding for MNSLSAANIKFCFDIFKELKKNEKGNVFYSPLSISAAMGMLLLGLGGNTASQVKKVLHYDEVAKMKRPSVKESPSTSPGAACDKHGEFHSQFHALLEEINEPNDDYSLAIANSLFGNPKFPFLQSYLDCVENLYQASPESMDFSQAPEESREKINSWVEDRTNGKIKELFPPGTIDASTILVLVNAIYFKGKWAMEFKRESTKKELFMTNKDTSKSVQMMKQKDFFNIGYIQECQGKIIELPYTNNHLSMFVLLPTETDGLEKLEEELTSEKLMEWINPENMTKKEVFLSFPRFKLEQTYSLGSTLEAMGMRDIFDAQSADFSGMTTHKGLSVSKILHKSFVEVNEEGTEAAAATGIAVGLSASLAEEFNCNQPFLFFIRDNRSENILFYGRVIDP